The nucleotide sequence CATCCACGCGCAGTTCTTTGACGTAAAGATTATCAACATCGACGCCTTTTTCTTGGCTTGCATTCATAATCGCGGATTTCAAAAGCTTACAGAGCGGTTCCGCCGCACTGCGTTTTGAAAACGCCAAATAATCGAGTGCCGCACCCACTTTGTTCCCGCGTAGTGCTCCCGCCACAGCCCGAACCTTTCGGGGCGACATTCTCAAATGTTTTAAAACAGCTCTTTTAGACATATGTTTATCCTAAATGCCTATGCACTTGAGTCCTGTAAGAAAACCTTTGCCCTCTTTTGTCATCCCGCGAAGGCGGGGATCCAGTGATTTTAAGGGCTTCTGGATTCCGGCCTTCGCCGGAATGACAGAACGGGATTCAAATGCATAGGCATTTTTATCCTACTTTGCTGGCGCCGCCGGTTTTGGTGCTCCTCCTTCCGGGGCTGGAACCGCACCCGCCGTTGCCGGGGCCTCTTTGCGAATTCCACTATGCCCCTTGAAAATGCGCGTGGGGGCAAATTCACCTAATTTATGTCCCACCATGGATTCGGTCACGTAAACCGGAACGAATTTTCTCCCATTGTGCAAAGCAAATGTAAAACCGATCATATCGGGGAGAATCGTCGAACGCCGAGACCATGTTTTAATCACCGGTTTATTTTTTATATCTTTTGCTTTTGCCACTTTTTCCAACAAGTGATCATCAACAAAAGGTCCCTTTTTAAGCGATCGACCCATTATATTCTCCTATCCTTCAATATGTATTTCGTGGTCCGATTATTATTTCTTGTTTTCTTACCTTTTGTTGGGAAACCCCAAGGAGTCACAGGATGTCTTCCACCTTTTGTGCGTCCTTCACCACCACCATGTGGATGATCAACGGGATTCATTGCGGTACCACGAACGTGTGGCCGCCATCCCAAATGTCTTTGACGTCCCGCTTTTCCAATCACAATATTTTCGTGTTCGGCGTTGCCTACTTGTCCGATGGAAGCCTTGCAATCAAGTAAAATTTTGCGAATCTCGCCCGATGGAAGGCGGATCTGAGCATAAGGTGCGTCTTTACCGACCAACTGGGCAACCATTCCGGCAGAGCGAACTAATTTTCCACCTGCTTTGGGCTTCAATTCAAGATTATGGATTTCAGAACCGATGGGGATATTAGCCAGCGGCAAACAATTTCCCGGTAGTATATCAGCTTTTTCACCCGACATAATCGGTTGACCAACCTTTAAACCCACCGGAGCCAAAATATAGCGTTTGTCTCCATCCAGATAATGAATCAACGCAATATTGGCGCTACGATTCGGATCATATTCAACCGCAACCACTTTTCCCGGAACCCCTTCATTTTCTCTTTTAAAGTCAACTTTACGATACAAACGCTTGGCTCCACCTCCACGAAAACGCGAAGTAATACGACCGGTGTTGTTACGACCACCTGTGCGATTATATTTCTCCACAAGTCTTTTTTCAGGAGCTTTTTTTGTGATATCGGCGAAATCGGAAATTGTCATTTGCCGCACACCGGGAGACGTTGGATTAAATGATTTTACAGTCATATTATACCGCCTGAGCCTCAAAAATCTTGATGGTTTCTTTTTCCTTCAAACGAACAATCGCTTTTTTCCATGGGTTTGTTTTGCCGAAATGACGACCCACTCTTTTTCTTTTTCCTTCCATGTTCATGGTCCACACTCCAACCACGGTAACATTAAAAATTGTTTCAACCGCTTCGCGGATTAAATATTTATTGGCCCTTGGATCCACCGCAAAAAGATATTCATTCATCTTTTCTTTTTGAAGCGTTCCCTTTTCAGTAATCAACGGTTTGATAATGACGTCTTCTAATCTCATGACAATCTCTTCTCTAAAGCCTGTAACGCTTTTTCAGTGACAACTATTTTTTCAAAACGAATAATATCCAAAACATTCAAATTGGTAGAAGTAGTGAGCTCTATGTTCGGGATATTGCGAATTGATTTCCACAATTTTGGATCGTGCTGATCAATGACTACCAAGCATTTCGCAAGTCCCCATTTCTTTAATGTCTTCGCAATATTTTGTGTTTTTATTTCTTCACAGGGAAAATCGGAAATGACAATCAAATTTCCCTCTTTTTTTCTCAGCGATAAAGCCGAAATGAGAGCCTCTTGTCTCGCCTTCTGCGGAATTGTAGTGTGCCAATCTCTGGGCCTTGGAGGAAACGAAACACCGCCGCCTACAAAAATATTGGCGCGAATACCGCCGTGACGGGCATTCCCAGTCCCTTTTTGGCGATAGATTTTTTTCGTCGACCCTCGAACTTCACAACGAAATTTCGCTTTGACTGTGCCTTGGCGTTTGTTCGCCAAATAAATTTGAACACAATCAAAAAGAAGTTGTTGGCGAACGGGCGCACCAAAGATGGCTTTATTTAATTCAACCTTCTTTAATTCCTTGTTCTCTGGACTTAATACCGCTTGTGTTAACATAATCGTCACTCTACCTTCGGTGTTTCTGTTATAGGGGCTTGCGTCGCCCCCTCCAACGGCAAAGCCGTTGGAGCCTCCCCCTCACGTTCGCTTTGCTCACTTTTCTTGTAACGTGTTTCAAAATCTTTCGCGCGATTAAAAACAACAATCAAACCATTTCTTGTTCCGGGAACCGCACCTAGGAGCAACAGAAGATTTTCTTCCGGTTTGATTCCAACCACGGTGAGATGACGCATCAAAACTTGATCATTTCCCATGCGACCGGGCATTCCCATATTTTTCATAACACGACCGGGCCAAGTTCTCATACCAATGGAAC is from Deltaproteobacteria bacterium and encodes:
- the rplV gene encoding 50S ribosomal protein L22, which translates into the protein MSKRAVLKHLRMSPRKVRAVAGALRGNKVGAALDYLAFSKRSAAEPLCKLLKSAIMNASQEKGVDVDNLYVKELRVDVGPTMKRMLHRAKGSATTILKRTSHITIVLEEK
- the rpsS gene encoding 30S ribosomal protein S19, with amino-acid sequence MGRSLKKGPFVDDHLLEKVAKAKDIKNKPVIKTWSRRSTILPDMIGFTFALHNGRKFVPVYVTESMVGHKLGEFAPTRIFKGHSGIRKEAPATAGAVPAPEGGAPKPAAPAK
- the rplB gene encoding 50S ribosomal protein L2, encoding MTVKSFNPTSPGVRQMTISDFADITKKAPEKRLVEKYNRTGGRNNTGRITSRFRGGGAKRLYRKVDFKRENEGVPGKVVAVEYDPNRSANIALIHYLDGDKRYILAPVGLKVGQPIMSGEKADILPGNCLPLANIPIGSEIHNLELKPKAGGKLVRSAGMVAQLVGKDAPYAQIRLPSGEIRKILLDCKASIGQVGNAEHENIVIGKAGRQRHLGWRPHVRGTAMNPVDHPHGGGEGRTKGGRHPVTPWGFPTKGKKTRNNNRTTKYILKDRRI
- the rplW gene encoding 50S ribosomal protein L23 — encoded protein: MRLEDVIIKPLITEKGTLQKEKMNEYLFAVDPRANKYLIREAVETIFNVTVVGVWTMNMEGKRKRVGRHFGKTNPWKKAIVRLKEKETIKIFEAQAV
- the rplD gene encoding 50S ribosomal protein L4, with amino-acid sequence MLTQAVLSPENKELKKVELNKAIFGAPVRQQLLFDCVQIYLANKRQGTVKAKFRCEVRGSTKKIYRQKGTGNARHGGIRANIFVGGGVSFPPRPRDWHTTIPQKARQEALISALSLRKKEGNLIVISDFPCEEIKTQNIAKTLKKWGLAKCLVVIDQHDPKLWKSIRNIPNIELTTSTNLNVLDIIRFEKIVVTEKALQALEKRLS